From a single Micromonospora pallida genomic region:
- a CDS encoding family 43 glycosylhydrolase has protein sequence MRRFLACLVATLAASPLVLTALPAAAATTAPALVIGSDFPDPDILKVGDTYYAYSTNNGNGNVPVATATSLTGPWTRRPDAMPTLGAWANGGRTWAPEVFRRADGRYVLYYTALSRSVGRQCIGAATAASPLGPFVAVGTGPLICNGGEGGDIDASSFVDSTGLRYMLYKDDGNAIGQPTSLWLQQVAADGLTLQGGRVELLRSGRPEEAGVIEAPVLTKVGSQYVLFYSLGGYGGDAYQTSYATSTSLTGPYTKAYRSLLTTASLDNAVRGPGGADVVREAGGDRIVFHGWINNNTARGMYVADLGWSGGFPVVRGSRVRYETERGRLNNCAVRATPTASQGQAVAYIDYADSWVEVTVFAPRSGGYTAHIAYAAGYGDAQHTLTVNGGGAQVVTYPNSGWETWRQVRADVTLNAGYNTIRLTHRSRWAELDFIEVA, from the coding sequence ATGCGTCGATTCCTCGCGTGCCTGGTCGCCACGCTCGCGGCCAGCCCCCTCGTCCTCACCGCGCTGCCGGCCGCCGCCGCGACCACGGCACCGGCCCTGGTCATCGGCAGCGATTTCCCCGACCCCGACATCCTGAAGGTCGGCGACACCTACTACGCCTACTCGACCAACAACGGCAACGGGAACGTGCCGGTGGCCACGGCGACCTCGCTGACCGGACCGTGGACGCGGCGGCCGGACGCCATGCCCACGCTCGGCGCCTGGGCCAACGGGGGACGCACCTGGGCACCCGAGGTGTTCCGCCGCGCCGACGGCCGGTACGTGCTCTACTACACCGCGCTGAGCCGCAGCGTGGGCCGGCAGTGCATCGGCGCCGCGACGGCCGCCTCCCCACTGGGCCCGTTCGTCGCGGTCGGCACCGGGCCGCTGATCTGCAACGGCGGCGAGGGCGGCGACATCGACGCGTCCAGCTTCGTCGACAGCACCGGACTGCGGTACATGCTGTACAAGGACGACGGCAACGCGATCGGCCAGCCGACCAGCCTCTGGCTCCAGCAGGTCGCCGCCGACGGCCTGACGTTGCAGGGTGGCCGGGTGGAGCTGCTGCGCAGTGGCCGCCCGGAGGAGGCCGGGGTCATCGAGGCCCCCGTCCTGACCAAGGTGGGCAGTCAGTACGTGCTGTTCTACTCCCTCGGCGGGTACGGCGGCGACGCCTACCAGACCAGCTACGCGACCTCGACCTCGCTGACCGGCCCGTACACCAAGGCGTACCGGTCGCTGCTGACCACGGCCTCGCTGGACAACGCCGTCCGGGGTCCCGGCGGCGCCGACGTCGTCCGGGAGGCCGGCGGCGACCGCATCGTCTTCCACGGCTGGATCAACAACAACACCGCCCGGGGCATGTACGTGGCCGACCTCGGCTGGTCCGGCGGCTTCCCGGTGGTGCGGGGCAGCCGGGTCCGCTACGAGACCGAGCGGGGCCGGCTCAACAACTGCGCGGTACGCGCCACCCCGACCGCCTCGCAGGGCCAGGCGGTGGCGTACATCGACTACGCCGACAGCTGGGTGGAGGTCACCGTCTTCGCGCCCCGCTCCGGCGGCTACACCGCGCACATCGCGTACGCCGCCGGCTATGGCGACGCCCAGCACACGCTCACCGTCAACGGGGGTGGCGCGCAGGTGGTCACCTACCCGAACTCCGGCTGGGAGACCTGGCGGCAGGTCCGCGCCGACGTCACGCTGAACGCCGGTTACAACACCATCCGGCTGACCCACCGCAGCCGCTGGGCGGAACTGGACTTCATCGAGGTCGCCTGA
- a CDS encoding sensor histidine kinase, whose amino-acid sequence MSSRPLRIAVGVALGILTAGVGATFLAVTAVAGCLVGAVPPARRRLRATIRRYASTLVRYERRRLARFHDVELPSATVAGWREVGYLAVRLLPGALALLAYGLLAVGAVLASIVLLATVRGDLGVTDALVQVVVGAALFLVNVQAVASVGALDVRLARRLLGPSRRELLEDRVRELVVSRAGVIAAVDAERQRIERDLHDGLQQRLVALGMLLGRARRSRDVARTAELLAQAHRDVQQAVVELREVAWRVYPSALEDAGLGQVLELVAQGSDVPVRVRCDLPARPAGQVETVLYFVACEALTNAAKHAAATLVTVEIGAGEGLVRMTVHDDGVGGADPAGRGLSGLARRVGALDGRLRVDSPAGGPTTVLVELPCG is encoded by the coding sequence GTGTCGTCGCGTCCGCTGCGGATCGCGGTCGGGGTCGCCCTCGGGATCCTCACCGCCGGCGTCGGGGCGACCTTCCTCGCGGTCACGGCCGTCGCCGGATGCCTGGTCGGGGCCGTGCCCCCGGCCCGCCGCCGGCTACGCGCCACGATCCGGCGGTACGCCTCGACGCTCGTGCGGTACGAGCGCCGTCGCCTGGCCCGGTTCCACGACGTCGAACTCCCGTCCGCCACGGTCGCCGGGTGGCGCGAGGTGGGCTACCTGGCCGTACGCCTGCTGCCCGGGGCGCTCGCCCTGCTGGCCTACGGTCTGCTCGCCGTCGGTGCGGTGCTGGCGTCGATCGTGCTGCTGGCCACGGTCCGGGGTGACCTCGGCGTGACCGACGCGCTGGTGCAGGTGGTCGTTGGCGCGGCGTTGTTCCTGGTCAACGTGCAGGCTGTGGCGAGTGTCGGCGCGCTGGACGTGCGGCTGGCCCGCCGCCTGCTCGGCCCGAGCCGGCGGGAACTGCTCGAGGACCGCGTCCGGGAACTGGTGGTGAGCCGGGCGGGCGTGATCGCCGCGGTGGACGCCGAGCGGCAGCGCATCGAGCGGGACCTGCACGACGGGCTCCAGCAGCGGCTCGTCGCGCTCGGGATGCTGCTCGGCCGGGCCCGCCGCAGCCGGGACGTCGCCCGTACGGCCGAGCTGCTCGCCCAGGCCCACCGCGACGTCCAGCAGGCCGTGGTGGAACTGCGTGAGGTGGCCTGGCGGGTGTACCCGTCGGCGCTCGAGGACGCCGGCCTCGGGCAGGTGCTGGAGCTGGTCGCCCAGGGCTCGGACGTGCCGGTTCGCGTCCGTTGCGATCTGCCGGCACGGCCCGCCGGGCAGGTCGAGACGGTGTTGTACTTCGTGGCCTGCGAGGCGCTGACGAACGCGGCGAAGCACGCCGCCGCTACCCTCGTCACCGTCGAGATCGGTGCCGGGGAGGGGCTGGTACGGATGACCGTGCACGACGACGGCGTCGGCGGGGCCGACCCCGCCGGGCGGGGACTGTCCGGCCTGGCCCGTCGGGTCGGGGCCCTCGACGGACGGCTACGCGTCGACAGCCCCGCCGGCGGGCCCACCACCGTCCTCGTGGAGCTGCCGTGCGGATAG
- a CDS encoding DinB family protein has product MATYTGPDDLSGTEFIETNFAGSVFREVDLSGTLIRGALLNGADIDGAIDGLRVNGVEVAPLVEAELDRMYPERTKLRPSTPDDVRTAWETVEAFWAPTMARAESLPEEDLHRSVDGEWSFVQTLRHLVMATDLWFGQAVLGRERPYHPLGLPATFITNGADLGIDMGADPSFAEVVAVRAGRMTEVREFLATVTQEDLDRVREPNAPPGWPSPGPRAASACLRVIFNEEWAHHSFAVRDLDAMG; this is encoded by the coding sequence ATGGCCACCTACACGGGACCCGACGACCTGAGCGGCACCGAGTTCATCGAGACGAACTTCGCGGGCAGCGTGTTCCGCGAGGTGGATCTGAGCGGCACCCTGATCAGGGGTGCCCTGCTCAACGGCGCCGACATCGACGGGGCCATTGACGGGCTTCGGGTCAACGGCGTCGAGGTGGCACCGCTGGTCGAGGCCGAGTTGGACCGGATGTACCCGGAGCGCACGAAGCTGCGTCCGTCCACACCGGACGATGTGCGTACCGCGTGGGAAACCGTGGAGGCGTTCTGGGCGCCGACGATGGCGCGGGCGGAGTCGCTGCCGGAGGAGGATCTGCACCGGTCGGTCGATGGGGAGTGGTCGTTCGTCCAGACACTGCGGCATCTGGTGATGGCGACCGACCTGTGGTTCGGTCAGGCGGTACTGGGCCGGGAACGGCCGTACCACCCGCTCGGGTTGCCGGCGACGTTCATCACGAACGGTGCGGACCTCGGCATCGACATGGGTGCCGATCCGAGCTTCGCCGAGGTGGTGGCGGTCCGGGCCGGCCGCATGACCGAGGTGCGGGAGTTCCTCGCCACCGTCACCCAGGAGGACCTGGACCGGGTACGCGAGCCGAACGCCCCGCCCGGCTGGCCGTCGCCCGGCCCTCGCGCCGCCTCGGCGTGCCTGCGGGTCATCTTCAACGAGGAGTGGGCGCACCACAGCTTCGCCGTCCGTGACCTCGACGCGATGGGATGA
- a CDS encoding MFS transporter — protein sequence MADTATATRRRLRPRLDLTPLRSRNFRLLFAAESISVFGDAFHAVALPWLVYTTGGGARELGLLVAVYGLCRLATTPLGGILADRIGAWRVMLAADLVRLACTVGIAVAAVTGVRDLVPIGLLVAGTGLGAGLFQPAAYAITPRLLPPEQLQAGNALNSTAAFAAGLAGPGVAGLVVVALSPGAAFTVDALTFAVSAACLAAIGASHRRATPVVVEAGSPPAPRATFRQALRESPLLRTVLVVTAAANLTVGGMIRVGLPSLASVDLAAGAGGFGGLLAAFTGGSLAGGLFSAALTGVRRRGATAMLAGLVMAGAVALVPFAGYVGALVALAVAGVASTVTNVLIITEVQQRTAPHLLGRVMSAVLFAGLGLFPLSTVVAGLVVEAYGSTVLFLATAATLAAAFGFGLSRRTMREQ from the coding sequence ATGGCTGACACCGCCACCGCCACCCGTCGACGCCTGCGGCCCCGGCTCGACCTGACGCCGCTACGGTCCCGGAACTTCCGGCTGTTGTTCGCGGCCGAGTCCATCTCGGTCTTCGGCGACGCGTTCCACGCGGTCGCGCTGCCCTGGCTGGTCTACACCACGGGTGGGGGCGCCCGGGAACTCGGACTGCTGGTCGCGGTCTACGGCCTGTGCCGGCTGGCGACCACCCCACTGGGCGGGATCCTCGCCGACCGGATCGGCGCGTGGCGGGTGATGCTCGCCGCCGACCTCGTGCGGCTGGCCTGCACTGTCGGGATCGCGGTGGCCGCCGTCACCGGTGTCCGGGATCTCGTGCCGATCGGGCTCCTGGTCGCCGGCACCGGCCTGGGCGCCGGGCTGTTCCAACCGGCGGCGTACGCCATCACGCCCCGCCTGCTCCCGCCCGAGCAGCTCCAGGCCGGCAACGCGCTGAACAGCACCGCCGCCTTCGCCGCCGGGCTGGCCGGCCCCGGGGTGGCCGGACTGGTGGTGGTGGCACTCTCGCCGGGTGCGGCGTTCACCGTGGACGCGCTCACCTTCGCGGTGTCGGCGGCCTGCCTGGCGGCCATCGGGGCGAGCCACCGCCGGGCCACGCCGGTCGTCGTCGAGGCAGGGTCACCCCCGGCGCCCCGGGCGACGTTCCGGCAGGCCCTGCGCGAGTCACCGTTGCTGCGTACGGTCCTGGTAGTGACCGCGGCGGCCAACCTGACCGTCGGCGGGATGATCCGGGTCGGCCTGCCCTCCCTGGCCAGCGTGGACCTGGCCGCCGGAGCCGGCGGCTTCGGCGGCCTGCTGGCCGCGTTCACCGGCGGTTCGCTGGCGGGTGGACTGTTCAGCGCCGCACTGACCGGCGTCCGGCGGCGGGGCGCCACCGCCATGCTCGCCGGGCTGGTGATGGCCGGGGCGGTGGCGCTGGTGCCGTTCGCCGGGTACGTCGGCGCCCTCGTCGCCCTGGCCGTCGCCGGGGTCGCCAGTACGGTCACCAACGTGCTGATCATCACGGAGGTCCAGCAGCGGACCGCCCCGCACTTGCTCGGTCGGGTGATGAGCGCGGTGCTCTTCGCCGGGCTGGGTCTGTTCCCGCTCTCCACGGTGGTCGCCGGTCTGGTGGTGGAGGCGTACGGCAGCACGGTGCTCTTCCTCGCCACCGCCGCGACGCTGGCCGCCGCCTTCGGGTTCGGGCTGTCCCGCCGGACGATGCGGGAGCAGTGA
- a CDS encoding cytochrome P450 family protein — MDTAPPGQAPFIVDPYPTLARIRANGPVSILHSDEGLPMWVIARYRDVRAALADPRFGQDVRRAQQLADDRVAGTTLGSDMVHMLNSDPPDHTRLRRLIHGFFTAKRVAAMRPMVERTTAMLLDGLDGRDTVDLVTDFAFPLPMLIICELIGFPPEDRLAYREWSTAVLTHSDDAEAFGRAMRDLTDYITGLLRQRRDDPRDDILTVLLAARDQGHLTDDEIVGMVFLLLIGGHETTVNLLGTATLALLRHPDQYRWLREHPAALPVAVDEFLRYESPVSMATLRFTTAPVDVDGVEIPAGELVLVSLGGANRDPDRFPDADRLVLDRADPGHLAFGHGLHRCLGAFLGKLEGEVALGQLLARHPGMTLAGTEDTLRWRNTIMLRGLESLPVALHG, encoded by the coding sequence ATGGACACGGCACCACCGGGACAGGCCCCGTTCATCGTCGACCCGTACCCGACCCTGGCCCGGATCCGGGCCAACGGGCCGGTGTCGATCCTGCACAGCGACGAGGGCCTGCCGATGTGGGTGATCGCCCGGTACCGCGACGTGCGGGCCGCGCTGGCCGACCCGAGGTTCGGCCAGGACGTCCGGCGGGCGCAGCAACTGGCCGACGACCGGGTCGCGGGTACGACGCTCGGCAGCGACATGGTCCACATGCTCAACAGCGACCCGCCCGACCACACCCGGCTCCGCCGGCTGATCCACGGCTTCTTCACCGCCAAGCGGGTGGCGGCGATGCGGCCGATGGTCGAGCGGACCACCGCCATGCTGCTCGACGGGCTCGACGGCCGGGACACCGTCGACCTGGTGACGGACTTCGCCTTCCCCCTGCCCATGCTGATCATCTGTGAGCTGATCGGTTTCCCGCCGGAGGACCGCCTGGCCTACCGGGAGTGGTCGACGGCGGTGCTCACCCACAGCGACGACGCCGAGGCGTTCGGCCGGGCGATGCGGGACCTGACCGACTACATCACCGGGCTGCTCCGGCAGCGCCGCGACGATCCCCGCGACGACATCCTGACCGTGCTGCTCGCCGCCCGCGACCAGGGCCACCTCACCGACGACGAGATCGTCGGCATGGTGTTCCTGCTGCTCATCGGCGGTCACGAGACGACCGTCAACCTGCTGGGCACCGCCACTCTCGCCCTGCTCCGCCACCCCGACCAGTACCGCTGGCTGCGGGAGCACCCGGCGGCCCTGCCCGTGGCGGTGGACGAGTTCCTCCGGTACGAGTCCCCGGTCAGCATGGCCACGCTGCGGTTCACCACCGCCCCGGTGGACGTCGACGGGGTCGAGATCCCCGCCGGTGAACTGGTCCTCGTCTCACTGGGCGGTGCCAACCGCGACCCGGACCGGTTCCCCGACGCCGACCGGCTCGTCCTCGACCGGGCCGATCCCGGGCACCTCGCCTTCGGTCACGGCCTGCACCGGTGCCTCGGCGCGTTCCTCGGCAAACTCGAGGGTGAGGTGGCCCTCGGCCAACTGCTGGCACGCCACCCCGGGATGACGTTGGCCGGCACCGAGGACACCCTGCGGTGGCGCAACACGATCATGCTGCGAGGGCTGGAGTCGCTGCCGGTGGCCCTGCATGGCTGA
- a CDS encoding DedA family protein: protein MISTARLPLTADPAARPAAPPEDGLVGHVTDLVERLGGPGAGLAVALENLFPPIPSEVILPLAGFVAGQGRMSVASAIFWTTLGSLLGALALYWIGAVLGRDRIRAVAARLPLVKLSDVDRTEAWFQRHGVKAVFFGRMIPIFRSLISVPAGVERMPVATFAIYTTLGSLIWNSTFVLAGYLLGDNWHLVEGYVGVLQNVVIVGCLVAAGWFVVSRVLRARRAGQAPEPAPPVEPASLRRAPDPGGRGTIYRSARLDGRASGGNSDGRS from the coding sequence ATGATCAGTACCGCGCGCCTCCCGCTGACCGCCGACCCCGCTGCCCGGCCGGCCGCACCGCCCGAGGACGGACTGGTCGGCCACGTCACCGACCTGGTCGAGCGGCTCGGTGGCCCCGGCGCGGGTCTGGCGGTGGCGCTGGAGAACCTCTTCCCGCCGATTCCCAGCGAGGTGATCCTGCCGCTGGCCGGTTTCGTGGCCGGCCAGGGCCGGATGAGCGTGGCCAGCGCGATCTTCTGGACCACCCTCGGCTCGCTGCTCGGCGCGCTCGCGCTCTACTGGATCGGCGCCGTGCTCGGCCGCGACCGGATCCGGGCGGTCGCGGCGCGGCTGCCGTTGGTCAAGCTCAGCGACGTGGACCGCACCGAGGCGTGGTTCCAGCGGCACGGCGTCAAGGCCGTCTTCTTCGGCCGGATGATCCCGATCTTCCGCAGCCTGATCTCCGTGCCGGCCGGCGTGGAGCGGATGCCGGTGGCGACCTTCGCCATCTACACGACGCTGGGCAGCCTGATCTGGAACAGCACCTTCGTGCTGGCCGGCTACCTGCTCGGCGACAACTGGCACCTGGTCGAGGGCTACGTCGGCGTGCTCCAGAACGTCGTCATCGTCGGCTGCCTGGTGGCCGCCGGCTGGTTCGTGGTCTCCCGGGTCCTCCGGGCCCGCCGGGCCGGCCAGGCCCCCGAGCCCGCGCCGCCGGTCGAGCCCGCGTCGCTGCGCCGGGCACCCGATCCGGGCGGGCGGGGCACGATCTACCGCAGCGCCCGGCTGGACGGCCGGGCGTCGGGCGGGAACTCCGACGGGCGGTCCTGA
- a CDS encoding transporter substrate-binding domain-containing protein, with amino-acid sequence MRRSWRRTRTNGSPDPVGSRGLALFLCLAMAAATTLAFNLQSPPGATVADVLRRSSVHGRDLRVGVLSDLPFVAESTPEGQRSGFEVELAEYLARSLGVRAQFVTVAAEDRIRFLVNRDVDVLFAALAITSERRATIAFSGPYLESRVALLAWPDGPPDAAGVRYCVPAGSTVEAEFHRRQPPGKVHAAVDLRDCVAQLTARQVHAVAGDEILLRGFAHRSKGLLEIFPAPVELPVQRYGVGVPADDPHLKALVDSFLLASYHSREKPAAWQRVMARTLGMAGFQGTQPEPEGTLLREASDGTIGEPLPPSTPPATPSPSVRRRRSLAHRRSRRRPWARRVVPVSSRPPATDPDGPVDTAPTGAAASPGPWTLLLGVPVAVSALYLWIQSGGDRQITLMLAESVNPINFLAAVSLSVVWIFPAVPALVFTVGAVLLRSAATDAGRRRLSTRYTVARWTARVPGWVVGSSVAVAAISTPIVFLPAWGLVLFAIGPHTRAASRTGPRVAAALALACVALVVAGSAAGHGEEVLAVTAAWPAVMAFAGVHVPLRRAAVVPFVRAAAVLAAVLVVGVLYNVVTTPILPSTVIEVARPVPAADTPVADRTPSAPDPDAPAPATGPVRQLRGYVVSVDEESTTVLSDTGGVEIVPNDHVLSRTSCPSFTDLPGDSATLLGLPLRESMLRSLARRQRPATFEDPRCRMRPNPLTG; translated from the coding sequence ATGCGGCGCTCCTGGCGACGGACGCGGACCAACGGATCCCCGGACCCGGTCGGTTCGCGTGGCCTCGCGCTCTTCCTCTGCCTGGCCATGGCGGCGGCAACCACGCTGGCGTTCAACCTGCAGTCACCGCCGGGAGCCACCGTGGCCGACGTCCTGCGCCGCTCGTCGGTCCATGGACGTGACCTCCGGGTGGGTGTCCTGAGTGACCTGCCGTTCGTTGCCGAGTCGACCCCGGAGGGGCAGCGGAGCGGCTTCGAGGTGGAACTCGCGGAATACCTGGCCCGGTCCCTCGGCGTCCGCGCGCAGTTCGTCACCGTGGCGGCCGAGGACCGGATCCGGTTCCTGGTGAACCGCGACGTCGACGTGCTCTTCGCCGCCCTGGCGATTACCTCGGAGCGCCGTGCGACGATCGCCTTCTCCGGTCCCTACCTGGAGAGTCGGGTCGCCCTGCTGGCCTGGCCCGACGGCCCGCCGGACGCGGCAGGGGTGCGATACTGCGTGCCGGCCGGATCGACGGTGGAGGCGGAGTTCCACCGTCGTCAGCCCCCGGGAAAGGTGCACGCCGCCGTCGACCTCCGCGACTGCGTCGCCCAGCTGACCGCCCGCCAGGTCCACGCGGTCGCCGGCGACGAGATCCTCCTGCGTGGCTTCGCGCACCGCTCCAAAGGGCTGCTGGAGATCTTCCCCGCCCCTGTGGAACTGCCGGTGCAGCGGTACGGCGTCGGGGTGCCGGCCGACGACCCGCACCTGAAGGCACTCGTGGACTCGTTCCTGCTGGCGAGCTACCACTCCCGGGAGAAGCCAGCCGCGTGGCAGCGGGTGATGGCCCGGACCCTGGGCATGGCCGGCTTCCAGGGCACCCAGCCAGAGCCGGAGGGGACCCTGCTGCGGGAGGCGAGCGACGGGACCATCGGCGAGCCGCTTCCACCATCGACGCCGCCCGCAACGCCCTCGCCGAGCGTCCGACGTCGCCGGTCCCTGGCGCACCGCCGTTCCCGTCGCCGGCCGTGGGCCCGGCGGGTCGTACCCGTCTCCTCCCGGCCGCCGGCCACCGACCCGGACGGGCCTGTCGACACCGCGCCGACGGGTGCCGCCGCGTCACCCGGGCCGTGGACCCTGCTGCTCGGTGTGCCGGTGGCGGTGTCCGCCCTCTACCTCTGGATCCAGTCGGGCGGCGACCGGCAGATCACGCTGATGTTGGCCGAGAGCGTCAACCCCATCAACTTCCTGGCTGCGGTCAGCCTCTCCGTGGTGTGGATCTTTCCGGCGGTACCGGCACTCGTGTTCACTGTCGGTGCGGTGCTGCTCCGCAGTGCCGCCACGGACGCCGGACGGCGCCGCCTGAGCACGCGGTACACGGTGGCCCGGTGGACGGCGCGCGTCCCGGGGTGGGTGGTCGGGTCCAGCGTCGCTGTCGCCGCGATCAGCACGCCGATCGTCTTCCTGCCGGCGTGGGGTCTGGTTCTCTTCGCCATCGGTCCGCATACCCGCGCCGCGTCACGCACCGGGCCCCGGGTCGCCGCCGCGCTGGCCCTGGCGTGTGTGGCCCTGGTCGTCGCCGGGTCGGCCGCGGGACACGGGGAGGAGGTGCTGGCCGTCACCGCCGCCTGGCCCGCCGTGATGGCGTTCGCCGGGGTCCATGTCCCGCTGCGTCGCGCCGCGGTGGTGCCCTTCGTCCGCGCCGCGGCCGTCCTGGCCGCGGTGCTCGTGGTCGGGGTGCTCTACAACGTGGTCACCACGCCGATCCTGCCGTCCACCGTGATCGAGGTGGCCCGTCCCGTGCCAGCGGCCGACACCCCGGTGGCGGACCGCACCCCCTCCGCCCCGGACCCCGACGCGCCCGCCCCGGCCACCGGGCCGGTGCGACAACTACGCGGATACGTCGTCTCCGTCGACGAGGAGTCGACGACGGTGCTCTCCGACACCGGCGGTGTGGAGATCGTGCCGAACGACCATGTGCTGTCGCGCACCTCGTGCCCGAGCTTCACCGACCTGCCCGGCGACTCGGCCACGCTCCTGGGCCTGCCGCTGCGCGAGTCGATGCTGCGCTCCCTGGCCCGCCGGCAGCGGCCGGCGACCTTCGAGGATCCGCGCTGCAGGATGCGCCCGAACCCGCTGACCGGGTAG
- a CDS encoding condensation domain-containing protein: MTTTDSPQVDDLLDELRRREVRLTVRGEQLDYDAPADALDADLLATMRRLKPALLARLRPSGDVAGTTEVVPDGDGGGRRVLVTAPASVGQARQFQIAQETDFPQVLTVALRLELRGPLDRAALRRSVTDLAVRHAVLRTRFAVRDDGLCQQVLEPRPVPLPVRTVPTDQLDRAIREWASIPFALDREPAFRAALFQPTDGPAGPDPDRHELALAIHHAFVDGWSVQPLLDDLAEFYQAAVTGRPADLPPLPAEYADFCRWEAEYLARPETQRMLREWFDGLPAGTVPFRLPTDRPAAPGVTDPGGVLRHTIPAELAEAVATYAMSRGVTPYAVYAAAFVWLMHDMTGAPVINLIASVANRTDARFDRVVGVFAQAALVIVPVAGVASFDDLARRTSGVVWQMLARQAVPSVVQVAALGPAFTHPPTRVYFDLLDLPDPVLRLPGLEPALARDVVLAGSRGELTWSLRPLPEGGMWVHVEYAATRLDADTLVDWLDRYHRLLLQLLAAPDVPLPSTDDAGTT; this comes from the coding sequence GTGACCACGACCGACTCACCCCAGGTCGACGACCTGCTGGACGAGCTGCGCCGCCGGGAGGTGCGGCTCACCGTACGCGGGGAGCAGCTCGACTACGACGCGCCCGCCGACGCGCTCGACGCGGACCTGCTCGCGACGATGCGGCGGCTCAAGCCGGCGCTGCTGGCCCGACTTCGCCCCAGCGGTGACGTCGCCGGGACCACGGAGGTCGTCCCCGACGGCGACGGGGGCGGCCGTCGGGTGCTGGTCACCGCGCCGGCCAGCGTCGGTCAGGCCCGGCAGTTCCAGATCGCCCAGGAGACCGACTTCCCGCAGGTGCTGACCGTCGCCCTCCGGCTGGAGCTGCGTGGTCCGCTGGACCGGGCGGCGCTGCGTCGGTCGGTCACCGACCTGGCCGTCCGGCACGCGGTCCTGCGGACCCGCTTCGCGGTTCGGGACGACGGGCTCTGTCAGCAGGTGCTCGAGCCCCGGCCGGTGCCGCTGCCGGTGCGGACGGTCCCCACCGACCAGCTCGACCGCGCAATCCGGGAGTGGGCGTCGATCCCGTTCGCCCTGGATCGGGAGCCGGCGTTTCGGGCGGCGCTGTTCCAGCCGACGGACGGGCCGGCCGGCCCGGACCCTGACCGGCACGAACTGGCCCTCGCCATCCACCACGCCTTCGTCGACGGCTGGTCGGTCCAGCCACTCCTGGACGATCTGGCGGAGTTCTACCAGGCGGCGGTCACCGGCCGCCCCGCCGACCTGCCGCCGCTGCCCGCCGAGTACGCCGACTTCTGCCGGTGGGAGGCGGAGTACCTGGCCCGACCGGAGACCCAGCGGATGCTGCGGGAGTGGTTCGACGGACTGCCCGCCGGCACCGTCCCGTTCCGGCTGCCCACGGACCGGCCGGCCGCCCCGGGCGTCACCGACCCCGGCGGGGTGCTCCGCCACACCATCCCCGCCGAGCTGGCCGAGGCGGTGGCAACGTACGCCATGAGTCGCGGTGTCACCCCGTACGCCGTGTACGCCGCCGCCTTCGTCTGGCTGATGCACGACATGACCGGTGCGCCGGTCATCAACCTGATCGCCTCGGTGGCCAACCGCACCGATGCCCGGTTCGACCGGGTGGTGGGGGTCTTCGCCCAGGCGGCCCTGGTGATCGTCCCGGTGGCCGGGGTGGCGTCCTTCGACGATCTGGCCCGGCGGACCTCCGGGGTGGTCTGGCAGATGCTGGCCCGGCAGGCGGTGCCCTCGGTCGTGCAGGTCGCGGCGCTCGGCCCGGCGTTCACCCACCCGCCGACCCGGGTCTACTTCGACCTGCTCGACCTGCCCGACCCGGTGCTGCGCCTGCCCGGCCTGGAACCGGCCCTCGCTCGGGACGTCGTGCTGGCCGGCAGTCGGGGCGAGCTGACCTGGTCGCTGCGCCCGCTGCCGGAGGGCGGGATGTGGGTGCACGTCGAGTACGCGGCGACCCGGCTCGACGCCGACACCCTCGTCGACTGGCTCGACCGGTACCACCGGCTGCTGCTCCAGTTACTGGCCGCACCGGACGTCCCGCTGCCCAGCACCGACGACGCCGGGACCACCTGA
- a CDS encoding response regulator: protein MRIVLAEDSTLLREGLARLLAEEGHEVAATVASADELTGAVDRHRPDVVVTDVRMPPTHTDDGLRAALEVRRRWPATGILVLSQYVEKRYATRLLADRPEGVGYVLKDRVAQVDDFLDALDRVAAGETALDPEVVRQVLAGTDPADPLSRLTPRERDVLHHMAQGHTNATIAERLHVSQSAVEKHINTIFDKLDLSRATGHSRRVLAVLRYLGV from the coding sequence GTGCGGATAGTGCTCGCCGAGGACTCCACCCTGCTACGGGAGGGGTTGGCCCGGTTGCTGGCCGAGGAGGGACACGAGGTCGCAGCCACCGTGGCCTCCGCCGACGAGCTGACCGGGGCCGTCGACCGGCACCGGCCCGATGTCGTGGTCACCGACGTGCGGATGCCACCCACCCACACCGACGACGGGCTGCGGGCCGCCCTGGAGGTCCGGCGGCGCTGGCCGGCGACCGGCATCCTGGTGCTCTCCCAGTACGTCGAGAAGCGGTACGCCACCCGCCTGCTCGCCGACCGGCCGGAGGGCGTCGGCTACGTCCTCAAGGACCGGGTGGCCCAGGTGGACGACTTCCTCGACGCCCTCGACCGGGTGGCCGCCGGTGAGACCGCGCTCGATCCCGAGGTGGTACGCCAGGTCCTGGCCGGCACGGACCCGGCCGATCCGCTCAGCCGGCTGACCCCGCGCGAGCGGGACGTGCTGCACCACATGGCCCAGGGGCACACCAACGCGACCATCGCGGAGCGGCTGCACGTGTCGCAGAGCGCGGTCGAGAAGCACATCAACACGATCTTCGACAAGCTCGACCTGTCCCGGGCGACCGGACACAGTCGCCGGGTGCTGGCGGTGCTCCGCTACCTCGGGGTCTGA